The following proteins are encoded in a genomic region of Rhizobium sp. CCGE531:
- a CDS encoding alpha/beta hydrolase produces the protein MEFHDDELHRFEAEGAAPLPHAEMEGHVDHDGISIWYASYGSGAPVILLHGGLGNSGNWGYQIEPLVDAGHQVVAIDSRGHGRSTRDERPYSYELMASDVLAVMDRLKIDKAAIAGWSDGACTGMILGRSHPERISGVFFFACNMDPSGTKEFVATPIIERCFSRHTKDYAALSATPDEFDAFVEAVGLMQRTEPNYTSADLAEIDVPVAIVQSEHDEFIKREHADYLVRHIPGAELILLPGVSHFAPLQRPAQFNAALLAFLARIPA, from the coding sequence ATGGAATTTCACGACGACGAGCTTCATCGCTTCGAAGCCGAAGGGGCTGCACCCTTGCCGCATGCCGAGATGGAGGGCCATGTCGATCATGATGGTATCAGCATCTGGTATGCCTCCTATGGCAGCGGCGCTCCGGTGATCCTCCTGCATGGCGGGCTCGGAAACAGCGGCAATTGGGGCTATCAGATAGAACCCCTGGTCGATGCCGGCCATCAGGTTGTCGCCATCGACAGCCGAGGTCATGGCCGCAGCACACGCGACGAGCGGCCCTATAGCTATGAGCTGATGGCCTCAGACGTTCTCGCCGTCATGGACAGGCTGAAGATCGACAAGGCGGCCATTGCCGGATGGAGTGACGGCGCCTGCACGGGCATGATCCTTGGACGAAGCCACCCGGAGCGCATTTCCGGCGTCTTCTTCTTTGCGTGCAACATGGATCCGAGCGGCACGAAGGAATTCGTGGCAACGCCGATCATCGAGCGCTGCTTCTCCCGCCACACGAAGGATTATGCCGCCCTCTCCGCCACGCCCGACGAGTTCGATGCCTTCGTCGAGGCCGTCGGGCTGATGCAGCGGACGGAGCCGAACTACACCAGTGCCGATCTCGCTGAGATCGATGTGCCCGTCGCCATCGTTCAGAGTGAGCATGACGAATTCATCAAGCGGGAACACGCCGATTATCTCGTGCGGCACATTCCCGGCGCAGAGCTGATCCTCCTGCCCGGCGTCAGCCACTTCGCCCCGTTACAGCGACCGGCGCAGTTCAACGCCGCCCTACTCGCCTTCCTCGCTCGGATTCCGGCCTGA
- a CDS encoding LysR family transcriptional regulator: MRFDLTDLRLFLAVVDAGSITHGAADVGLSLPAASERLRDMEANGGVQLLERGRRGIRSTPAGEALAHHARLIQRQLAQMRGELGEHASGLRATIRLVANTAAIAEYLPTRLAEWMAKHPRTDIDLKERQSFEIARAVSAGLAEIGILSSAVDTPGLILRPFAIDRLVVVMPRDHALAAARQIAFAEILHEHFVGLAGGALQDHIDAQAARLGTRLKMRVRMRTFESICDMAGQGIGLGIVPETAARRCGRSAKITAVRLTDGWATRRLSVCVRSLEDVPTPARDLFEHLATG, from the coding sequence ATGCGCTTCGACCTGACCGACCTTCGCCTTTTCCTTGCCGTCGTCGATGCCGGCAGCATCACCCATGGGGCGGCCGATGTCGGTCTTTCGCTGCCGGCCGCCAGCGAGCGGCTGCGCGACATGGAGGCGAATGGCGGCGTGCAGCTTCTGGAACGTGGCCGGCGCGGCATCCGTTCGACACCGGCGGGCGAGGCGCTGGCCCATCATGCCCGGCTGATCCAGCGGCAGCTGGCGCAGATGCGCGGCGAGCTCGGCGAACATGCGAGCGGCCTCAGGGCAACGATCCGGCTTGTTGCCAACACCGCCGCGATCGCCGAATACCTGCCGACGCGCCTTGCCGAATGGATGGCAAAACACCCTCGGACGGATATCGACCTCAAGGAGCGCCAAAGCTTCGAGATCGCGCGCGCTGTTTCGGCCGGGCTGGCCGAGATCGGCATTCTCTCCAGCGCTGTCGACACGCCGGGCCTGATATTGCGGCCCTTCGCGATCGATCGGCTGGTGGTGGTGATGCCTCGCGATCATGCGCTTGCGGCGGCAAGGCAGATCGCCTTCGCGGAAATCCTGCATGAGCATTTTGTCGGCTTGGCAGGCGGGGCTCTGCAGGATCACATCGATGCACAGGCCGCCCGGCTCGGCACCCGGTTGAAAATGCGCGTGCGGATGCGGACGTTCGAGAGCATCTGCGATATGGCCGGCCAGGGCATCGGTCTCGGCATCGTGCCGGAAACGGCGGCACGCCGCTGCGGCCGATCCGCAAAAATCACGGCTGTGCGCCTTACCGACGGCTGGGCTACCCGCCGGCTTTCGGTCTGTGTCCGCTCGCTCGAAGACGTGCCGACGCCGGCTCGGGATCTTTTCGAGCATCTGGCAACTGGATGA
- a CDS encoding sulfite exporter TauE/SafE family protein: protein MMDHSIWLVAAIFATFFVAGMVKGVTGMGLPTVAMGVLGALISPLTAASLLIVPSFVTNVWQLLAGPSFGALARRFFLLALAVFVGTFAGSYFLAAGDTRVTTAGLGTALVVYAGHALLARQLHVPPALEPLLSPVIGLITGLLTGATGVFVVPAVPYLQALGLEKEELVQALGLSFTVSTVALAAALAWHGAFRLDNLALSALAIVPALAGMWSGQIIRNRVSPATFRRWFLICLLVLGAEMIVKASF, encoded by the coding sequence ATGATGGATCATTCGATATGGCTTGTCGCGGCGATCTTCGCGACATTCTTCGTGGCCGGCATGGTCAAGGGCGTCACCGGCATGGGGCTGCCGACCGTGGCGATGGGCGTCCTGGGGGCGCTGATCTCGCCGCTCACGGCGGCCAGCCTGCTGATCGTCCCGTCCTTCGTGACCAATGTCTGGCAGCTTCTGGCAGGCCCGAGCTTCGGTGCGCTTGCCCGTCGCTTCTTCCTCTTGGCACTGGCCGTGTTCGTCGGAACCTTCGCCGGCTCATATTTTCTTGCCGCGGGGGATACGCGCGTGACGACGGCTGGGCTGGGTACCGCGCTCGTCGTCTATGCCGGCCACGCCCTTCTTGCCCGCCAACTCCATGTGCCCCCGGCGCTGGAGCCGCTGCTATCGCCGGTTATCGGCTTGATCACTGGCTTGTTGACTGGAGCGACCGGCGTCTTCGTCGTGCCGGCGGTGCCCTATCTGCAGGCGCTTGGACTGGAGAAGGAAGAGCTGGTCCAGGCGCTCGGCCTTTCCTTCACCGTTTCGACGGTGGCGCTGGCCGCCGCGCTCGCCTGGCATGGCGCCTTCCGCCTCGACAATCTCGCCCTATCAGCCCTTGCGATCGTCCCGGCACTCGCCGGCATGTGGTCCGGCCAGATCATCCGCAATCGCGTCAGCCCGGCCACGTTCCGCCGCTGGTTTCTGATCTGTCTCCTCGTGCTTGGCGCTGAGATGATCGTCAAAGCTTCTTTCTGA
- a CDS encoding Rrf2 family transcriptional regulator has product MKRDSRLSSVLHALLHMAGQDGPLTSETLAQCMHTNPVVVRRTMGLLREVGIVRSAKGHTGGWTIAADLKTVTLRQLHEALGEPAVFAIGNRNETPECLVEQSVNSVLDDAFAEAEALLLKRFENITLADLVAEFARRHAQWRAERTLS; this is encoded by the coding sequence ATGAAACGCGATAGCCGACTTTCCTCCGTCCTCCATGCTCTGCTCCATATGGCCGGGCAGGATGGGCCGCTGACTTCCGAAACCCTGGCGCAATGCATGCACACCAATCCCGTCGTCGTGCGGCGCACCATGGGGCTCTTGCGCGAGGTCGGCATCGTCCGTTCCGCCAAGGGACATACCGGCGGCTGGACGATTGCGGCGGATCTTAAAACCGTCACGCTCCGCCAGCTGCACGAGGCGCTCGGCGAGCCTGCCGTCTTCGCCATCGGCAATCGCAACGAGACGCCGGAGTGCCTTGTCGAACAATCGGTCAATTCCGTGCTCGATGATGCTTTTGCCGAGGCCGAGGCGCTGCTGCTGAAGCGCTTCGAAAACATCACGCTTGCCGATCTCGTCGCCGAATTTGCGCGGCGCCATGCGCAATGGCGCGCAGAAAGGACCCTGTCATGA
- a CDS encoding NAD(P)/FAD-dependent oxidoreductase, giving the protein MSHDVIVIGGSYAGMAAALQLLRARRKVLVIDAGKRRNRFADASHGFLGQDGVHPGEIARKAREQLSAYPTLTWIDGTAEQAEGEKDAFVVTTADGARHHGRRLLFATGVSDALPEIEGLGERWGRSVFHCPYCHGYELDQGRIGCIATGPMSLHQAQLLPEWGKVTLFLNGAFTPDGAQRADLAARGVTIEETPVARLEGDADVRLTDGRLLSFAGLFTASRVSPSSPIAERLGCVLEETPFGMQIQTDAMKETTVSGAFACGDAARIPHSVSLAVGDGAWAGAQLHRSLVF; this is encoded by the coding sequence ATGAGCCATGACGTCATCGTCATCGGGGGCAGTTACGCCGGAATGGCGGCCGCCCTCCAGCTTCTCCGTGCCCGCCGCAAGGTGCTGGTGATCGATGCCGGCAAGCGCCGCAATCGTTTCGCGGATGCCTCCCACGGCTTTCTCGGCCAGGATGGTGTCCACCCCGGCGAGATCGCCCGCAAGGCGCGAGAGCAGCTTTCCGCCTATCCGACACTGACCTGGATCGACGGGACAGCCGAGCAGGCCGAGGGCGAGAAGGATGCCTTTGTCGTGACCACGGCAGACGGCGCGCGCCACCACGGCCGGCGTCTTCTCTTCGCGACCGGCGTCTCCGATGCATTGCCCGAGATCGAGGGCCTTGGCGAACGTTGGGGCCGAAGCGTTTTCCATTGCCCTTATTGCCATGGCTACGAGCTCGATCAGGGCCGCATCGGCTGCATCGCCACCGGCCCGATGTCGTTGCATCAGGCGCAGTTGCTGCCGGAATGGGGCAAGGTGACGCTCTTCCTCAACGGCGCCTTCACCCCCGACGGGGCACAGCGCGCCGATCTTGCCGCGCGCGGTGTCACGATCGAGGAAACACCGGTCGCAAGGCTCGAGGGAGATGCCGACGTGCGGCTTACCGATGGACGCCTGCTGTCATTTGCCGGGCTCTTCACCGCCTCGCGCGTGTCGCCCTCAAGCCCGATTGCCGAACGGCTTGGCTGCGTGCTCGAGGAAACGCCCTTCGGCATGCAGATCCAGACCGACGCCATGAAGGAAACGACCGTCTCCGGCGCCTTTGCCTGCGGCGATGCCGCGCGTATCCCGCATTCGGTGTCACTGGCCGTCGGCGACGGCGCCTGGGCCGGCGCGCAGCTGCACCGGTCGCTGGTGTTCTGA
- a CDS encoding DUF1772 domain-containing protein: protein MRLLFNILAITGSAMFAGVMLTIAVTLGGYWKSLPASDFLDWFGQNGKFIARTIPLVVVPTLIGLAGSLLLGWSESGARTLWIGATVCIAGVLVLTAAWFLPTNAQFASRLIPVDEVSARLDTWLMIHNVRIALATIASVLGIAAVSR, encoded by the coding sequence ATGCGGCTCCTATTCAACATTCTCGCCATCACGGGCTCGGCGATGTTTGCCGGCGTCATGCTGACGATTGCGGTTACGCTCGGCGGATATTGGAAAAGCCTTCCGGCGTCCGATTTCCTCGACTGGTTCGGCCAAAACGGCAAGTTCATCGCGCGCACGATTCCCCTTGTCGTCGTCCCGACGCTCATCGGCCTGGCCGGCTCGCTGTTGTTGGGCTGGAGCGAGAGCGGGGCAAGAACATTATGGATCGGCGCGACGGTGTGCATCGCGGGCGTTCTGGTTCTCACCGCCGCCTGGTTCCTGCCGACCAACGCACAATTCGCGTCAAGGCTGATTCCCGTGGACGAGGTTTCCGCCAGGCTCGACACATGGCTGATGATCCACAATGTGCGGATCGCACTCGCCACGATCGCCTCGGTGCTCGGGATCGCCGCAGTCAGCCGGTAG
- a CDS encoding antibiotic biosynthesis monooxygenase family protein, producing the protein MPHMRPMDPDFPIERQVGIDAAPVILVNIFALDKADEEIFLDAWRDDAAFMKQQPGFISTQLHRAVGESPTYLNYAVWETMADFRTAFTHPEFRAKISDYPSSAVASPHLFQKVAVPGICVA; encoded by the coding sequence ATGCCTCATATGCGCCCCATGGACCCAGATTTCCCGATCGAGCGGCAGGTCGGCATCGATGCCGCTCCTGTCATTCTCGTGAATATCTTCGCCCTCGATAAGGCAGACGAAGAGATCTTTCTCGACGCATGGCGCGACGACGCCGCGTTCATGAAACAGCAGCCGGGCTTCATCTCGACGCAACTTCACAGGGCGGTGGGCGAAAGCCCGACCTATCTCAACTATGCCGTATGGGAGACAATGGCGGATTTCCGCACCGCGTTCACGCATCCGGAATTCAGGGCAAAGATCTCGGATTATCCGTCCTCGGCCGTTGCTTCCCCGCACCTGTTCCAGAAGGTCGCGGTCCCCGGCATCTGCGTGGCATGA
- a CDS encoding MarR family transcriptional regulator: protein MNDIEQTPVGRALTALILDLFRLHSRVLTAGDKLVAPLGLTSARWQILGAIIAAGRPQPVAWLARDMGANRQNVQRIVNDLEKEGLVAFETNPHHRRAQLVVLTDKGKQTFDAAMRLQAPWVNELSDGLRIEDIETMHKVMLALRGKLEGNGDAEEQD, encoded by the coding sequence ATGAATGATATCGAACAAACTCCGGTCGGGCGTGCCTTGACAGCTCTCATTCTCGATCTGTTCAGGCTGCACAGTCGGGTACTCACAGCCGGTGATAAGCTCGTTGCCCCCCTTGGTCTGACAAGTGCACGTTGGCAAATCCTGGGTGCCATCATCGCAGCCGGTCGTCCGCAGCCGGTCGCGTGGTTGGCGCGCGACATGGGCGCCAACCGCCAGAACGTCCAGCGCATCGTCAATGATCTAGAAAAGGAAGGCCTCGTGGCCTTTGAAACCAATCCGCATCACCGGCGGGCGCAGCTCGTTGTGCTGACGGATAAGGGAAAGCAAACTTTCGATGCTGCCATGCGGCTGCAGGCGCCATGGGTCAATGAACTGTCGGACGGGCTGCGGATCGAGGATATCGAAACGATGCACAAGGTCATGCTGGCTTTGCGCGGCAAGCTGGAAGGAAACGGAGATGCCGAGGAGCAGGATTGA
- a CDS encoding helix-turn-helix domain-containing protein — MVARKSLKGDYCPSARSLDVIGDWWSLLIVRDAFDGLTRFGEFQKSLGIAKNILTDRLRTLVASGILELAPTSDGGTRMEYRLTAMGKDLFPVMVALRQFGERHLFAPAEDHSLLVDRASGQPVHLDIRAQDGRSIGPDETVILKVPEGE; from the coding sequence ATGGTGGCGCGAAAAAGCCTGAAAGGCGATTATTGCCCAAGTGCCCGCTCGCTCGATGTCATCGGCGACTGGTGGTCACTCTTGATCGTCCGCGACGCCTTCGACGGGCTGACGCGCTTCGGGGAGTTTCAGAAAAGCCTCGGCATCGCCAAGAATATTCTCACCGACCGTCTGCGGACGCTTGTCGCGAGCGGCATCCTGGAGCTGGCTCCGACAAGCGACGGCGGCACGCGCATGGAATACCGCCTGACGGCGATGGGAAAGGATCTCTTCCCGGTCATGGTGGCGCTAAGGCAATTCGGCGAGCGCCACCTCTTCGCTCCGGCGGAAGACCATTCGCTGCTGGTGGATCGAGCGAGCGGACAGCCCGTCCACCTCGACATCAGAGCACAGGACGGCCGGTCGATAGGCCCGGACGAAACGGTTATCCTGAAGGTGCCCGAAGGGGAATGA
- a CDS encoding MFS transporter has product MTIDQDAPPAGSAKDIARLHSSQESAEFSREAKSPLTRATILLFAVASGLAVANAYFAHPLLDVMADDLKLSRMVAGLIVGATQLGYGLGLILLVPLGDLVDRRKLIIVQSLLSVAALVCVGYSSSAAMLLASMAAVGFLAVVTQALVAYAASLAHPAERGHIVGMVTSGIVFGILLARSVAGTLTDLSGWRTVYIVSAVLTLVIALLLWRALPRQQKPKGGLSYYGLIRSLGTLLAEEPVLRIRAVIAMLIFADITTLLAPLVLPLTAPPYSLSHTEVGLFGLAGAAGALGAVRAGRWADRGRGQQTTGIALVLMLLAWLPISLLDRSILWLIAGVLVIDFGLQATHVTNQGMIYRVRPEAQNRLTAAYMVFYSIGSAVGSSTSTIIYAHAGWPGVCLSGAGISLAALLFWALTLRATPEVATRKITQGDV; this is encoded by the coding sequence ATGACGATCGACCAGGACGCGCCGCCGGCTGGCAGCGCGAAGGATATTGCGCGTCTTCATTCCTCGCAAGAAAGCGCCGAATTCTCCCGAGAGGCCAAATCCCCGCTAACGCGTGCGACGATTCTCCTGTTTGCGGTCGCGAGCGGTCTCGCCGTAGCCAATGCCTATTTCGCCCATCCGCTTCTCGATGTCATGGCCGATGATCTCAAGCTGTCGCGCATGGTTGCCGGCCTGATCGTCGGCGCGACGCAGCTCGGTTACGGGCTCGGCCTCATCCTGCTGGTGCCGCTTGGCGATCTGGTCGACCGGCGCAAGCTCATCATCGTGCAATCGCTGCTGAGCGTGGCCGCACTCGTCTGTGTCGGCTATTCTTCCAGCGCTGCCATGCTGCTCGCCTCCATGGCCGCCGTCGGCTTTCTGGCCGTGGTGACGCAGGCGCTGGTTGCCTATGCGGCGAGCCTCGCGCATCCTGCTGAGCGGGGCCATATCGTCGGCATGGTCACGAGCGGCATCGTGTTCGGCATCCTTCTGGCGCGCAGCGTCGCGGGAACGCTGACTGATCTCTCCGGCTGGCGGACTGTCTATATCGTCTCCGCCGTGCTGACGCTGGTGATCGCGCTTCTCCTCTGGCGGGCGCTGCCGCGCCAGCAAAAGCCGAAGGGCGGTCTTTCCTATTACGGTCTCATCCGATCGCTCGGCACCCTGCTTGCCGAAGAACCGGTCCTTCGCATCCGCGCCGTGATTGCCATGCTGATCTTCGCCGATATCACCACGCTGCTGGCACCTCTGGTGCTACCGCTGACCGCGCCGCCTTACTCCTTGTCGCACACCGAAGTCGGCCTGTTCGGCCTTGCCGGCGCGGCGGGCGCGCTTGGCGCCGTGCGGGCGGGACGCTGGGCCGACCGGGGCCGCGGTCAGCAAACGACGGGCATTGCGCTTGTTCTGATGCTCCTTGCCTGGCTACCGATCTCGCTGCTGGACCGTTCGATCCTGTGGCTTATCGCCGGCGTTCTCGTCATCGATTTCGGCCTGCAGGCGACGCATGTCACCAATCAAGGCATGATCTATCGTGTGAGGCCGGAGGCGCAGAACAGGCTGACCGCCGCCTATATGGTGTTCTATTCCATCGGCAGCGCCGTGGGATCATCGACATCGACCATCATCTATGCCCATGCGGGCTGGCCGGGTGTCTGCCTGTCCGGCGCAGGCATAAGCCTGGCCGCGCTTCTTTTCTGGGCGCTGACCTTGCGCGCGACGCCCGAGGTGGCGACACGAAAGATTACTCAAGGTGACGTCTAG
- a CDS encoding helix-turn-helix transcriptional regulator — MIDLLETENLLGTYLRDRRAKLDPSALGFAGERRRTPGLRREEVAQRANISPTWYTWLEQGRGGAPSADVLDRIARALMLTEVEREHLFLLGLGRPPEACYRKNDGVTPRLQRVLDALTPCPALIRTATWDVIAWNKAATIMLIDYGSLPPEERNILRYIFLDPRARAAQYDWESVARFALGAFRVDAARAGAATEIEPFVAELCRISPEFRAMWRDNDVPGTHTEAVKHIRHPVLGTLAFEYSAFSVDGRTDLSMVVYNPATPDDVERIKSLLPKL; from the coding sequence ATGATTGATCTTCTCGAAACGGAAAACCTGCTCGGGACCTATCTGAGGGACCGGCGCGCCAAGCTTGATCCGTCGGCCCTCGGCTTTGCTGGGGAAAGGCGGCGTACGCCCGGACTGCGGCGCGAGGAAGTGGCGCAGCGCGCCAATATCAGCCCGACATGGTATACATGGCTGGAGCAGGGGCGCGGCGGGGCGCCCTCCGCCGACGTGCTCGACCGGATTGCCCGGGCGCTCATGCTGACCGAGGTAGAGCGTGAGCACCTGTTCCTGCTCGGCCTCGGCCGCCCGCCGGAAGCGTGTTATCGGAAAAATGACGGCGTAACGCCGCGGCTGCAGCGCGTGCTGGATGCCCTCACCCCCTGCCCAGCCCTCATCCGAACCGCCACCTGGGACGTGATCGCCTGGAACAAGGCGGCGACCATCATGCTGATAGATTACGGATCGCTGCCGCCGGAAGAGCGCAACATCCTGCGCTACATCTTCCTCGATCCGCGTGCCCGCGCCGCGCAATATGATTGGGAAAGCGTGGCGCGCTTCGCCCTGGGCGCATTCCGCGTCGACGCGGCTCGGGCAGGTGCCGCAACCGAGATCGAGCCTTTCGTGGCCGAGCTTTGCCGCATCAGCCCGGAATTCAGGGCGATGTGGCGCGACAACGACGTTCCCGGCACCCATACCGAAGCCGTCAAGCATATACGCCATCCGGTTCTCGGCACGCTCGCATTCGAATATTCGGCCTTCTCGGTCGATGGCCGGACGGATCTCAGCATGGTCGTCTACAATCCTGCGACGCCCGATGACGTCGAACGGATCAAATCCCTGCTGCCCAAACTTTAG
- a CDS encoding SDR family oxidoreductase, whose product MRVFVTGATGNIGSNVVRELIAAGHQVLGLSRSKEKAVALAAAGAEVLHGTIEDPEILKRGASQSDGVIHLAFNHDFSRFAENCEDDRRVIATLASALAGSARPLVITSGTPIANTVPGEPAREDNAIIGSDVHPRAASEEAGILASAIGVNVSVVRLPQVHDLVSQGLITPLIEIFRQKGVCAYIGDGLHRWPAAHFSDVARLYRLVVERAEPNARYHAVAEEGVPIRDIAETIGRRLNLPVKSVGAEEAQDHFGWLSMFATRDMPASSAKTRQKLGWEPTGPKLLADLAELQISGM is encoded by the coding sequence ATGCGTGTATTCGTTACTGGCGCGACCGGAAACATCGGCTCGAATGTCGTGAGGGAGTTGATTGCCGCAGGCCACCAGGTGCTCGGCCTTTCCCGCTCGAAAGAGAAGGCGGTGGCGCTTGCCGCCGCCGGCGCCGAGGTCCTTCATGGCACGATCGAAGATCCCGAAATCCTGAAACGCGGCGCCTCGCAATCGGACGGCGTCATTCATCTTGCCTTCAACCACGACTTTTCGAGATTCGCCGAAAATTGCGAGGATGACCGCCGCGTCATCGCAACGCTTGCCTCGGCGCTTGCCGGTTCGGCCCGGCCGCTGGTCATCACGTCAGGCACGCCGATTGCCAATACGGTGCCGGGCGAGCCTGCCAGGGAAGACAATGCAATCATCGGTTCCGACGTGCACCCGCGCGCGGCCTCCGAGGAGGCGGGGATCCTCGCCAGCGCCATCGGCGTCAATGTCTCGGTCGTGCGGCTGCCGCAGGTGCATGATCTGGTCAGCCAGGGTCTCATTACGCCCCTGATCGAGATATTCAGGCAAAAGGGCGTCTGCGCCTATATCGGAGATGGGCTCCATCGCTGGCCGGCCGCGCATTTTTCCGACGTCGCCCGCCTCTATCGCCTCGTCGTCGAACGCGCCGAACCGAATGCCAGATATCATGCGGTTGCCGAGGAAGGCGTGCCGATACGCGATATCGCCGAAACGATCGGCCGGCGCCTGAACCTACCGGTCAAGTCCGTCGGCGCGGAGGAGGCCCAGGACCATTTCGGCTGGCTCTCCATGTTCGCAACGCGCGACATGCCGGCCTCCAGCGCCAAGACGCGGCAAAAGCTCGGCTGGGAACCGACCGGTCCGAAGCTGCTCGCCGATCTTGCCGAGTTGCAGATTTCCGGGATGTGA
- a CDS encoding TetR/AcrR family transcriptional regulator has protein sequence MSNRIKLRDRKKEATRQAISDIATRLFVEHGFDKISVADIAHEADVARKTVFNYFRRKEDLVFDREDEVRDLVRKALAERGGQSPIGAFQALMRMLVETQHPLFRITERPIQFWRMVADSPTLTAHARALQVTLADDLSGMLSDTVGRPRADPDARLAGAMLMATLVVAYSEALRVFRENGKPETALSSVMERGFAGVEAALAGTPYI, from the coding sequence ATGTCAAACCGAATCAAACTCCGAGACCGCAAGAAGGAGGCGACGCGTCAGGCGATCTCCGACATTGCAACGCGCCTGTTCGTCGAACACGGCTTCGACAAAATTTCCGTCGCCGATATCGCCCACGAGGCTGATGTCGCCAGGAAAACGGTGTTCAACTATTTCCGCCGCAAGGAGGACCTGGTCTTCGATCGCGAGGACGAAGTGCGGGATCTGGTGCGCAAAGCGCTCGCCGAGCGCGGCGGGCAATCGCCGATCGGTGCTTTCCAGGCGCTGATGCGCATGCTGGTGGAGACACAGCATCCGCTGTTCAGGATCACCGAGCGGCCCATCCAGTTCTGGCGCATGGTGGCGGATAGCCCGACGCTGACGGCGCATGCGCGCGCGCTGCAGGTGACGCTCGCCGATGATCTCTCGGGGATGCTGTCCGACACGGTGGGGCGACCGCGCGCCGATCCCGACGCGCGTCTGGCGGGAGCCATGCTGATGGCAACACTGGTGGTCGCCTACAGCGAGGCGCTTCGCGTCTTTCGCGAGAACGGAAAGCCCGAGACGGCTTTGTCGAGCGTCATGGAGCGCGGCTTTGCGGGCGTCGAGGCGGCACTTGCGGGGACGCCATACATCTGA